One Dehalogenimonas sp. THU2 genomic window, ATTTGCAAAGGCGAAGATGGCCGATTCTGTGGCCGCCTGATCCGGCATATCGGATAATACGGAGAAAGCCAGGGTGCGCTGGGCGAATCCGTCGTCCCGGCGCGACAGCAGGTCGAAGCTGTGTTCCAGACCGGAACGGCCCTTGAGGACGGCCGTTTCCGTCACGTCGTAGCCCTGGCCACGGAGGTATGCGGCCAGGCGGGAGGCTATTCCCTTGTTTTCAGAAGTGACGGCTGGCATCAGTTTTTCTCCAAATCAAAGCTGATTAAACAGACAGTATACGACATGTAAGCACCAATATCATTATATTAAATAGCGTTATTTAGTTGTTGGTTTCTATTCCGGTATCCCGGCCTAACGGAATGTAGCCGCGGCGGATGGCCAGCACGGCGGCGTGGGCGCGGTCATTGGCGTTCAGCTTGCGCAGAATGGCCGAAATGTGGTTTTTGATGGTCTGCTCGGAGATCTTGAGCTCCGAGGCGATCTGCTTGTTGGTACGGCCTTCGGTGACGCGCATGAGGATCTGGCTTTCCCGCTGGGTAAGCGGCGTGACCACGTCCAGGCCTTGATCTATCTCTCCCAGTTCCTTGAAATTGCTGAGTACCCGCTGGGCGATGCTGGGGCTTAGCAGGCTCTCGTTAATGGGATACTCACCGCGGGAGGCGCGCTGAATGATCTCCACCAGTTCCGCGGGTGTGGAGCTTTTCTTGAGGCAGGCCACGGCGGCGGTGCGGATGACATCGAAGAGTTCGGCGTCATTGGGATCCGGCGACAGGATGATGACGCGGGTGTTGGGGAAGAGGCGGACTATCTTGCGACCCAGATCCAGGCTGTTATGCGCGGTGAGGTCCGATCCCAGCAGGACTATCTCCGGCAGGGCGGCCTCGATCTTTTCCAGTGGGCCATCCGAGGGGTCGCACTCCATCACCTCGTATTCCGGCCGGTTCTCCAGGGCGTGAGCTACGCCGGACCGGAAAAAGGGCTGCTCGTCGCAGATCATGATCCTGGTCTTATTCATGCTCATAGCGTTTCTTCCTCCAGTTCATCGGCGGGGTGAACCCCGTTACCCCGGGACTGGTGCCCGGACAGGAAGGCGTCTATGTCCTCGCGCCGGAAGCGGCGATCGCCGCGGGGACCCAGCTGATAGGACCTCAGCGTGCCCTGGTTGCTCCAGCGCCGGACGGTATTGATGTGAACGTTCAGGATCACAGCCACCTCCGAGGTGGTCAGCATCGGTGTAACCGCCGTTTGGTTCGTTGTCTGACCCATATCTGACTATACCCCTCTTTACATTACTATAACTTACTAAATAGTA contains:
- a CDS encoding response regulator transcription factor, coding for MNKTRIMICDEQPFFRSGVAHALENRPEYEVMECDPSDGPLEKIEAALPEIVLLGSDLTAHNSLDLGRKIVRLFPNTRVIILSPDPNDAELFDVIRTAAVACLKKSSTPAELVEIIQRASRGEYPINESLLSPSIAQRVLSNFKELGEIDQGLDVVTPLTQRESQILMRVTEGRTNKQIASELKISEQTIKNHISAILRKLNANDRAHAAVLAIRRGYIPLGRDTGIETNN
- a CDS encoding helix-turn-helix domain-containing protein, translated to MGQTTNQTAVTPMLTTSEVAVILNVHINTVRRWSNQGTLRSYQLGPRGDRRFRREDIDAFLSGHQSRGNGVHPADELEEETL